The Lathyrus oleraceus cultivar Zhongwan6 chromosome 5, CAAS_Psat_ZW6_1.0, whole genome shotgun sequence genome includes the window AATCTAACAGGAACACATTATGAGAAATGCAGCAAAATAAGCAACTAAATGTTAATATCTAACAGAAACAGCACTATGAGAAATGCAGCAAAATAAGCAACTAAATGTTAATATCTAGCAGGAACAACACTATGAGAAATGCAGCAAAATAAGCAACCAAAATACCAAATGTTAATACCTAACAAGAACAACACTATGAGAAATGAAGCAAATTAAGCAAGTAAATGTTAATAGTGAGAAAAAGGAAACATGTCCATAAGCAAAGACAGAACTATTGAAACCAGCCAAACAATTCTCCACCAAAGGAACCCCAACATGCTCAAAAATGTCAAGCTGAGTAGCTGGATCAGAAAATTCAACAACAGTAGAAATGAAGTAACTCAAAAACAGTTTGAGCAGAAACAAAAATAGAAACCATACCTGAGTAGCTTCAACATCAGCAACAGAATCAAAGGTGAAAGTACGGCCATTAATTGATAACGAATCACCAGAAATCTTCTGAACTATAGGATCTCCTTCGTCCTTATCCTTCCGCAACGGCCTCATCCTCACAATAACCTACACAACACATACAGATACAAAATAAGAAACCGGATAATAAATTAACAAGATCTAAAAACCCTAAATGGATGAGAAAAACCTTAACGCCGGAATCGGTAGTTGCCGGGAGTGAATTTTCGGCGGCGATGGTGTCGAGAGCAAGTTTGCGTTTGAGAGGGTTGGAAGAAGGAGGTCTTGGTGGTAACGGACTCTTGGATTTGACATGGGAGGGGGAGTAAGGGACGGTGATGTTGTGATCTGAAGGAGGATCGTTTTCTTTGGAGGGTTTGTGTTTGCGAGAAGAGGGTCTGGTTTTGGCGGAGCTGCTAGGGCTTGATGAAGATGGAAGCTCTGCTGTGTCCCTCGCTATTGGGTTTCTTGGAAGCATGAAGTGCTTTCCAAgagcgctttctaaacccccaccttagacaacgcttttggttttaattcttttttaattgaaagactttaaacagcgctttctcaaaagcgctgactaaggtctatatttaaaagcgctttctaaaagcgctgtctaagggggggtcttagacagcgctttctaaaagcgctgtctaagacccccccttagacagcgctttcattatttttttagaacattttccgtgttttatttttattttaaccttagacagcgctttcttttaaaagcgctgtctaagatgcgctgttaaaaaacctttttggcgtaatgaccattgaaaggaaaacctgagaattttcttttgaaaattgagtttgaatctcactgtttggagattcaaaactccagggatccaaagctttgtttcAATCCTAAGTCACTcctgcaagcttcctgagtgagatcaagcaagaaaTGAAGCAAGAGAGATCGAGTTCTGCACAgtattgaaggtattttccagattttttcttctcttcaattctctctcaattctcatcaattctcttggatccttggttgtctaaagtcctaccaatgtaggcaagaagagtgatttgctttaaggtcaaatcgaagcaactaagttcatgtacctcaaatttcaactccatgtatctctcaatatacttagagttaggatgaattaaggccagattcatgatcagtgccatttttactttaaaatcatgtcattcttttcatttttgtgatggtgagagagaaccagtccgaccaaggtcgcctgagaagacgaccggtGGTTTGCTCCGGTGATGAGCTAGATAGGTTCTGAGTCACAAAATCATGTTATTTTGTTCTAATCAtgagcgttccttttgaataccaactATGTGACGCGCTGACTCAAGTGCACaatggaacgcgtgttttggtccacttgatctgccacctcaattaatgaaggagatcaagtggtccacgttttttcagattaattgattttcattttatttgttttattttcattaattcatattaaatttaatattgatccaaaaaatatgagagtttcaccaagttttttttaaataaaatcctctttcatttcttgaattgaaattattttttggatcattattaatatttttcatgatttaattgattttgtgaatattttaattgtttaaaaatacttttaagtttccaaaaattatgaaaaaatttctccaaggtcctttgaccttgtttgacctatgataaatctcatggccatttctttggtgttttgatgaggttttaggaaattgaacaaccttgatttaatttaatgcatatttttattatttttaattgtttaaatacCAAATTAATtatgtagagccattttaattgactttgtgagtttgacttgtgttgttgggccttggtcaagattgatttgactttgttaggttaagatcattggatttaggggattgatagaatgtacattccatctcccaaaatgaatgaatgatcttaatttggtaaaagtcctccgttggccaatttgtgttgaatccattccccctccctcttcatatcattccccttctttatctattcatgtcatggacctatgatatctctatatactaaggctagttaattgcaaaatcaacataagtatggatgagattaggtcccccattttgcatattctttttgtgtgtggcatgtttcatgagcatagttcatcatatcatgtctctaacatgtattaacaccaaaattctattgtccgacctcaaatagttgtgacttctacataagaccaattacgattgcttaacatattgctaaatttatgacataaaaggcataacattctagttagtgagattgtaagtctcccttctttcatggtattgtatggaaacttggccttttttccttcctttggaagatgtcttagttcaaggatccatgcttgtgataagtgggttgagtgttctccaaagaatgacttaaacaaaaacaaagcaaaaataatactaacttctaatcaattgacaactaacatttaatttcaagtcatttacttttaatgcacttaaatttttaagctttatccatttgtcattattcataccattcaagttgtttactttaatgtcattttccctttgtccatttggaccatattttgtgatatattatctttgtatatatttgtgtctttgtgtggtcttttgaccttaatgtatataataagaataaaaaccctaaaaaaacattttgtgtggactgttgattTGATCTGAGAatattggacttagaatttaggcaacattccctatgcaaaggacttggccaatttcaactttcatgaaaccaagtgcttgtgaaatgaacattcatctgatacaaaattGAAGATCCATCCGAGTTCATCTGCAACAAGATCATTGtaaagttgttattttgaacctgcGACTAATtccatctttgaagtcatctgatacatggaaaatcttgaagaagatcatggggttgctaagcttggatgtggctatctttatttgatgccttgctcttcaacttgctatttatatattgattgttgcttgattctaaagtccaagggaaatttgggtttctatatgacattcttgtctattggattgcagcccattgaTTAGATATTgtcaactcttaacttttaaatttatgcttaggattagtctcttcatctccttaccactttctttaatttcaaaatctctccccttttttaaaaccttctttgcttgtgcttgttttctaaacttagacgatattgcaaattagaaaccttggccttatgtcactgcatttttaaacttcttttcttaaataaacatctaaataaaattaactatacttgacttaaaattatcaaaagacaaaaagaactaatactcATTAAAACCATTTTAGGTCTTTggtgcctttgttaaacttaaaattttgttaaaagaaatgcactcactttgaaattgataccacaaactacgaggttttaatccctcattttatgttggtacgtaggcacaagtccgaaggtcttgtcaaacacaaaaatataattaatgaattcttttctcaccccccactctatttattgcaaatatcattttatacaaaaacacatatacacacaagattgggctccctaggagtacctaggacactttgggtactaacaccttccctctgtgtaaccaacccccttacctgtaatctctggcattttattagttttgatttgaaaacttattatctttttgggttttgttcgtacttttccctcttcctttggaaacaataaaagtgagacgacgactctagttttattgacgtctaacttatccatagcttgatggtcatgaatttaccgctacaaaaattaagtggcgactctgctggggagtagtctccaatgggtttagcctacttttttgtgtgtatataattgtatatttgatgtatgtatatttgcTTGTATGATAAtatctgcttgttatgcttggtgatctctgagtggtgagataaattctaacccgaacttgagtgcaattaagatatgaggatggtatagtcatgttcgacttgtgtggagtagtccttaacaagttggcttgagacccatctactcagtggagacccttttggagttatgaatgtcacacatgttatttgtggttaggcattaatatctctgatttggggtccgagaagctgaggatcgtagaacatttaaccccttttggcctatttagaatgtagtgcggagactgttcaagtgtagacttgataacaattgttacgtgatactgtaagaccctaattttgatcctaatatccctcatggcatcatgttattgcacaagtgcattgcctcaaggatcatagcatgtttggctccttaaccctagggttgggacttgtttgagtgttttgagatcaccaagcatgcttgtattgtatattatttattttcttatttgattactaaccaaaagcacaaaaaatatgtcactaactctttttgttttaaAGCTTAAGTGATCATGTGTTCCAATGCTcataggaggctcctaagcccaatgaaatggctagatgaagatgagaaaaagcatgacaatggtccacaaaattcctaatcatcatatatgtctcccaagcatctcaattttgccaatttgatcaagataacccaaggggcttgaggattgtttcccaaggaaaccctaattccactatgctttgactgtgccttgcccatgaaggaacctcaacctctgatcaaatttaatcaagggaagtcctttcattcatcattttatgcatgTGTG containing:
- the LOC127082701 gene encoding kinesin-like protein KIN-12B, which produces MLPRNPIARDTAELPSSSSPSSSAKTRPSSRKHKPSKENDPPSDHNITVPYSPSHVKSKSPLPPRPPSSNPLKRKLALDTIAAENSLPATTDSGVKVIVRMRPLRKDKDEGDPIVQKISGDSLSINGRTFTFDSVADVEATQLDIFEHVGVPLVENCLAGFNSSVFAYGHTGSGKTYTMWGPANSLAEENVAKEQQGLTPRVFERLFARIKEEQTKHSDQQLNYQCNCSFLEIYNEQILTFNVLSMFLILTLSFQKRC